The Daucus carota subsp. sativus chromosome 2, DH1 v3.0, whole genome shotgun sequence genome includes a window with the following:
- the LOC108208920 gene encoding disease resistance protein RPV1-like produces MDQNASFCHVFLSFRGETRNKFTCFLYEALKAEGFTAFMDRTAIRVGDEVDSTIKEGIRNSMSAIIIFSQNYAYSTWCLDELVLILERKKNSRYFIIPIFYEVKIRDIKHQLGNYGLALEKHRARHNDKVDKWKEALAEVGNILGQHVEGLQSTFIQNIVKLFREKLAAKFPECRLPTLEGPSSQGSSSSSMLRPKPSNDKVILYTISVNNGLGANGLVKKLLMSGNVVFEERNCSTESEYMRELEELVGNDRVRFPMVIVNGKDLCGEEEVEGLDDFENKQKLISVLNHLYVSAKTIENLHDVFSRSLTFQSSIQDQWINRRYS; encoded by the exons ATGGATCAGAATGCCTCGTTTTGTCATGTCTTCTTGAGTTTCAGAGGGGAAACCCGCAACAAGTTCACATGCTTCTTGTACGAGGCACTGAAAGCCGAAGGATTTACAGCTTTCATGGACAGAACTGCCATACGTGTTGGAGATGAAGTAGATTCAACAATCAAAGAAGGGATCAGAAACTCTATGAGCGCCATAATTATATTCTCCCAAAATTATGCCTATTCTACTTGGTGTCTTGATGAACTTGTTCTTATCCTTGAACGCAAAAAGAACTCGAGGTACTTTATTATACCAATTTTTTATGAGGTCAAAATTCGAGATATTAAACACCAGCTTGGAAATTATGGCCTTGCGCTTGAAAAGCATAGGGCTAGGCACAATGACAAGGTAGACAAGTGGAAAGAAGCTCTTGCAGAAGTTGGTAATATTCTTGGACAGCATGTAGAAGG GCTGCAGAGCACCTTTATCCAAAACATTGTAAAATTGTTTCGAGAGAAATTGGCTGCCAAGTTCCCAGAATGCCGCCTTCCTACACTAGAAGGTCCAAGTTCACAAGGCAGTTCTTCATCGTCAATGTTGAGACCTAAGCCATCCAACGACAAGGTGATTCTTTACACAATTAGTGTTAATAATGGCCTAGGTGCAAATGGGTTGGTAAAGAAACTTCTGATGAGTGGGAATGTTGTATTTGAGGAGAGGAATTGTTCaacagaatcagagtatatgaGAGAGCTAGAAGAGCTGGTCGGTAATGACAGGGTAAGGTTCCCTATGGTGATTGTGAATGGGAAGGACTTGTGCGGAGAAGAAGAGGTGGAGGGTTTAGATGATTTCGAGAACAAGCAAAAGCTTATATCAGTACTGAATCATCTCTATGTTTCTGCAAAAACAATAGAAAACCTTCATGACGTGTTTAGTAGGAGTTTAACATTTCAAAGTAGTATTCAGGACCAGTGGATCAATCGGAGATACTCTTAG
- the LOC135150489 gene encoding uncharacterized protein LOC135150489, whose amino-acid sequence MVYIGMLFSWFAWHVKDHDLHSLNYMHTGERKTWYGVPQNAAAAFEDVICDHGYNGEMNPLLSYATLGQKTTVLSPEVIVNAGIPCCSWAEVLVACRLHLCSDTPHGVSDTYSAVSVPCPRVSRVRHAYGSFIAVSVLPSFLLVGFYVCLCCKSAIIKPGEVDVHSLISADCGNIGGSGVASDIASSNRWFCSPGYAKNAVLESCLGTMEASCSSRPPKDISSLALIALNYEDASDSETEASEVPPVSGLAKESFPSHVFYIQHAFEVKQKLDVLGGMHMLLLCHPDYSKFLAETKLVADELGAEQISSDISFRTATEEDKKRIKSAVDSEGSIDGNVDWDAKCWGPIFLSVPTQVKH is encoded by the exons ATGGTGTATATAGGAATGTTATTTAGCTGGTTCGCATGGCATGTGAAAGATCATGACCTGCATAGCCTCAACTATATGCACACTGGTGAGAGGAAGACCTGGTATGGAGTGCCTCAGAATGCAGCAGCCGCGTTTGAGGATGTGATCTGTGATCACGGATATAATGGAGAGATGAATCCTCTCT TGAGTTATGCTACTCTTGGTCAAAAGACTACCGTACTGTCTCCGGAAGTAATTGTAAATGCAGGCATACCATGTTGCAG TTGGGCAGAGGTTTTGGTTGCATGTCGGCTGCATTTGTGTTCCGACACGCCACATGGCGTATCGGATACGTACTCAGCCGTGTCGGTGCCGTGTCCCCGTGTCAGCCGTGTCCGACACGCATACGGCAGCTTTATTGCCGTGTCCGTGCTTCCCAGTTTTCTG CTTGTGGGGTTTTATGTTTGCCTGTGCTGCAAATCTGCAATCATAAAACCTGGTGAAGTGGATGTGCATAGTCTGATTTCGGCTGATTGTGGCAATATTGGAGGTAGTGGTGTTGCTTCTGACATTGCTTCTAGTAATAGGTGGTTTTGCTCCCCTGGATATGCCAAGAATGCTGTGCTGGAGTCTTGTTTAG GGACGATGGAAGCTTCCTGTAGTAGTAGACCACCAAAGGATATATCCTCACTTGCTCTTATAGCTTTGAATTATGAGGATGCTTCCGACTCCGAAACTGAAGCGAGCGAAGTTCCCCCAGTATCCGGCCTTGCTAAGGAGTCCTTTCCATCACATGTCTTCTATATTCAGCATGCTTTTGAAGTTAAACAGAAACTGGATGTGCTTGGGGGCATGCATATGTTACTCCTTTGTCATCCAG ATTATTCGAAGTTTCTGGCAGAAACAAAACTAGTGGCTGATGAACTGGGAGCAGAACAAATTTCGAGCGATATTTCCTTCAGGACAGCCACTGAAGAAGACAAGAAGAGAATCAAATCAGCTGTAGACAGTGAAGGGTCCATTGACGGGAATGTTGACTGGGATGCAAAATGCTGGGGGCCAATCTTTCTTTCAGTGCCAACCCAAGTCAAACATTAA
- the LOC108206728 gene encoding auxin-responsive protein SAUR21-like has protein sequence MGIRVPRITNLKQILNRQFSSTNLDRNTNIPKGCMAVYVGENQRRRFVVPISYLNEPTFQDLLCQAEEEFGFTHPEGGLTIPCKEDTFIDLLNRL, from the coding sequence ATGGGTATCCGCGTGCCTCGTATCACTAATCTCAAGCAAATTCTCAACCGACAATTTTCCTCAACAAATCTTGATCGTAATACAAATATCCCCAAGGGATGCATGGCAGTTTATGTTGGGGAGAACCAAAGAAGAAGATTTGTAGTTCCAATCTCTTACTTAAATGAGCCTACATTTCAAGACCTGTTATGTCAAGCTGAGGAAGAATTTGGGTTTACTCATCCAGAAGGGGGCCTCACAATTCCATGCAAAGAAGACACCTTCATTGATCTGTTGAACAGATTATGA